One window of Gemmatimonadota bacterium genomic DNA carries:
- a CDS encoding phosphatidylglycerol lysyltransferase domain-containing protein: protein MTGHPIDPTYGEYLRDVFLRADKRAWCYFPPFLCAFSLAPNRIVCVDEIAGSTCLFVKRPEGVDLLVPPVPCDADTLKRVVDKLASHQGGRLPKILWLDACDAKCVDTERFALRDKDAEYVYDPSQIAAAKGRRFRDVRKRVRRFERAHAFRFRALTVWDVPDCFALLKYWRQRQGRRHPFLLDWGYTRAALDQFHFWSEDVLWGWCVEVAGRIEAFALSGKMQSDLAHFFVAKTNPDLPDLSYFLRWRVYGALSDYRRVNDAGDLGLSGLRQFKQKFRPVDQWRVFSAVPL from the coding sequence GTGACCGGGCATCCCATTGATCCCACGTATGGCGAGTATTTGCGCGATGTGTTTTTGCGAGCAGACAAACGAGCCTGGTGTTATTTTCCGCCCTTTCTCTGTGCTTTTAGTCTCGCTCCCAATCGGATTGTGTGCGTCGATGAAATTGCGGGGAGTACGTGTTTGTTTGTAAAGCGTCCAGAAGGTGTTGACTTGCTGGTGCCACCTGTTCCCTGTGATGCTGATACGCTGAAGAGGGTTGTCGATAAACTTGCCTCTCATCAGGGTGGTCGTCTGCCGAAAATTTTGTGGTTAGACGCCTGTGATGCCAAATGCGTAGATACCGAGCGGTTTGCGCTGCGCGATAAAGATGCGGAATACGTTTACGATCCATCGCAGATTGCTGCGGCTAAAGGACGGCGTTTTAGAGATGTGCGCAAGCGCGTGCGCCGTTTTGAGCGCGCCCACGCGTTCCGTTTTCGCGCTTTGACTGTGTGGGATGTGCCGGATTGTTTTGCGCTGTTGAAGTATTGGCGGCAGCGCCAGGGGCGGCGGCATCCCTTTTTGCTGGACTGGGGATATACGCGAGCAGCGCTCGATCAGTTTCATTTTTGGTCAGAAGATGTGTTGTGGGGATGGTGTGTGGAGGTTGCGGGGCGGATTGAGGCTTTTGCCCTGAGTGGAAAGATGCAGTCCGATTTGGCGCATTTTTTTGTTGCGAAGACCAATCCCGATTTGCCCGATTTATCGTATTTTTTGCGATGGCGTGTCTATGGCGCGTTGTCTGATTATCGCCGCGTCAATGACGCTGGGGATTTGGGTTTATCGGGTTTGCGGCAGTTCAAGCAGAAATTTCGACCTGTGGATCAGTGGCGGGTTTTTTCAGCAGTACCCCTGTGA
- a CDS encoding phytanoyl-CoA dioxygenase family protein — protein sequence MSPTQEQLNLFHTRGYAIVPDMFTRREIRAMRAELDRFKRDGLLRNVATDGDGQTHSQTQINLQICPITPKSPFYRALHFHPKVLALVEQLIGSPFVFYLDQIFLKPGKQGIGTDWHQDNAYFKISDPAKGVGMWVALHDANIANGTLHIVPNSHREIYAHDRDPNSDHHIHCTVPEERAIPIELPAGGTVFFNFGIAHRTLANTTDRERAGLALHFLNTDYIPKNLKATRRYTHLTGPLATGGEKEYGLCIANTWSNEVDRLLTPAPLP from the coding sequence ATGTCCCCAACACAAGAACAACTCAACCTCTTTCACACCCGGGGTTACGCCATAGTCCCCGACATGTTCACCCGTCGCGAAATACGCGCCATGCGCGCTGAACTCGACCGCTTCAAACGCGACGGCCTCCTCCGCAATGTCGCCACCGACGGAGACGGGCAAACCCATTCACAAACGCAAATCAACCTGCAAATTTGTCCCATCACGCCCAAAAGCCCGTTTTACCGCGCCCTGCACTTTCACCCCAAAGTCCTCGCCCTTGTCGAGCAACTCATCGGCTCACCCTTTGTATTCTACCTCGACCAGATCTTTCTCAAACCCGGCAAACAGGGCATTGGCACGGACTGGCACCAGGACAACGCGTATTTCAAAATCAGCGATCCCGCCAAAGGCGTTGGCATGTGGGTTGCCCTTCACGATGCCAACATCGCCAACGGCACGTTACATATCGTACCCAACAGCCACCGCGAAATCTACGCCCATGACCGGGACCCCAATAGCGACCATCACATCCACTGCACAGTGCCCGAAGAAAGAGCCATCCCCATCGAATTGCCAGCCGGGGGTACTGTCTTCTTCAACTTCGGCATTGCACATCGCACACTTGCAAATACCACAGATAGAGAACGCGCGGGCCTTGCCCTGCACTTTTTGAACACCGACTATATTCCCAAAAACCTCAAAGCGACCCGACGCTATACCCACCTCACAGGTCCCCTTGCCACAGGAGGCGAAAAAGAATACGGCCTTTGTATTGCCAACACCTGGTCCAACGAAGTGGATCGCCTGCTCACTCCTGCGCCCTTGCCTTAA